A portion of the Microlunatus phosphovorus NM-1 genome contains these proteins:
- the rpsG gene encoding 30S ribosomal protein S7 — translation MPRKGPAPKRPVMVDPVYGSPLVSQLVSKILLDGKKTVAQNIVYSALEGTRTKTGIDPVQTLKRALDNVKPSLEVKSRRVGGATYQVPVEVKPARATTLALRWLVHFARLRREKTMSERLMNEILDASNGLGAAVKRREDTHKMAEANKAFAHYRW, via the coding sequence ATGCCACGCAAGGGCCCCGCCCCGAAGCGCCCGGTGATGGTCGACCCGGTCTACGGGTCGCCGCTGGTGAGCCAGCTGGTCAGCAAGATCCTGCTGGACGGCAAGAAGACCGTCGCGCAGAACATCGTCTACTCCGCGCTGGAGGGCACCCGGACCAAGACCGGGATCGACCCGGTGCAGACCCTGAAGCGGGCGCTGGACAACGTCAAGCCGTCGCTGGAGGTCAAGAGCCGTCGCGTGGGCGGTGCGACCTATCAGGTTCCGGTCGAGGTGAAGCCGGCTCGCGCCACCACCTTGGCCCTGCGCTGGTTGGTCCACTTCGCGCGGCTGCGGCGTGAGAAGACCATGTCCGAGCGCCTGATGAACGAGATCCTGGACGCCTCGAACGGCCTGGGTGCCGCGGTGAAGCGCCGTGAGGACACGCACAAGATGGCCGAGGCCAACAAGGCCTTCGCCCATTACCGCTGGTAA
- a CDS encoding GntR family transcriptional regulator, whose translation MREPLGRPFESEAERVAQTLRDQIIDGTRAPGDRLVERDLAAELAVSRIPIRDALKTLVAEGLVTPRPRTWAVVRTFTADDIEDLIEVRSALETLAFRLAAERGTADQLALLGEQLAGEQLAAATGNARVARRAGADFHETVVAMAHNTLLTELFTSTRSRMRWLLGQHTELTLMADEHAGLYRALVDRDRDRAGRLAEQHLTTSRRAALRTYGPGIES comes from the coding sequence GTGAGGGAACCGCTCGGGCGGCCGTTCGAGAGCGAGGCGGAGCGGGTCGCCCAGACGCTGCGCGACCAGATCATCGACGGCACCCGCGCTCCCGGCGACCGGCTGGTGGAGCGAGACCTCGCCGCGGAGCTCGCGGTCAGTCGGATCCCGATCCGGGATGCGCTCAAGACCCTGGTGGCCGAAGGGCTGGTCACCCCGCGGCCGCGTACCTGGGCGGTGGTGCGGACCTTCACCGCTGACGACATCGAGGATCTGATCGAGGTGCGGTCGGCGTTGGAGACGTTGGCGTTCCGGCTCGCTGCCGAGCGGGGGACTGCGGACCAACTCGCCCTGCTCGGGGAGCAGTTGGCCGGCGAGCAGTTGGCTGCCGCGACGGGAAACGCCAGGGTCGCCCGACGGGCGGGCGCCGACTTCCACGAGACGGTCGTCGCGATGGCTCACAACACCTTGCTGACCGAGCTCTTCACCTCGACCCGCAGTCGGATGCGCTGGCTGTTGGGACAGCACACCGAGCTGACACTCATGGCCGACGAGCACGCGGGCCTCTACCGTGCACTGGTCGACCGGGACCGGGATCGAGCCGGCAGGCTGGCCGAGCAGCACCTGACCACCAGCCGCCGGGCCGCCCTGCGGACGTATGGACCCGGGATCGAGTCTTGA
- a CDS encoding zinc-dependent alcohol dehydrogenase family protein: protein MTAIQAPTVPDRMRGVYLPGGRRTVVADDIPVPTPGYGQVLLRVGASTICGSDVRAIYREHLGSGPEGYNDVIAGHEPAGQVVAIGPGVKRLGVGARVAVYHISGCGQCSECVKGYFISCTSALRAAYGWQRDGGHGDYLLAEENTCIPLPDYLTYVDGACVACGFSTAYEALVRLQISGQDSLLITGLGPVGLAAGLLAKKLGAAPVYGTDPAGERAALALELGAVDDVLSPDDLTGAGAGTFTAAVDCSGSAAGRRTALAGLRRWGRMAFVGEGGEMSFDVSHEVIHRQLTLIGSWVTSVGRMRELLDRLVVWQLHPEVIVSDRFDLDQAATAYELVDAGKSGKAALVPS, encoded by the coding sequence ATGACGGCAATCCAGGCCCCGACCGTGCCGGATCGGATGCGGGGGGTGTATCTGCCGGGCGGACGGCGCACCGTGGTCGCCGATGACATACCGGTGCCGACGCCGGGCTACGGGCAGGTGCTGCTGCGGGTGGGCGCCTCCACCATCTGCGGCAGCGACGTGCGGGCCATCTACCGAGAGCACCTGGGTTCGGGGCCGGAGGGCTACAACGACGTGATCGCCGGGCACGAACCGGCCGGTCAGGTGGTGGCCATCGGTCCGGGTGTGAAACGACTGGGGGTGGGCGCGCGGGTCGCGGTTTACCACATCTCCGGCTGCGGCCAGTGCTCCGAATGCGTCAAGGGCTACTTCATCAGCTGTACCAGCGCGTTGCGCGCGGCGTACGGCTGGCAGCGGGACGGCGGTCACGGCGACTATCTGCTGGCGGAGGAGAACACCTGCATTCCGCTGCCGGACTACCTGACCTACGTCGACGGTGCCTGCGTGGCGTGCGGTTTCAGCACCGCCTACGAGGCGCTGGTCCGGCTGCAGATCTCCGGTCAGGACAGTCTGCTGATCACCGGTCTCGGCCCGGTCGGGCTGGCCGCCGGGCTGCTGGCCAAGAAGCTGGGCGCGGCCCCGGTCTACGGCACCGACCCGGCCGGGGAACGGGCGGCCCTGGCCCTCGAGCTGGGGGCGGTCGACGACGTGTTGTCGCCCGACGACCTGACCGGTGCCGGGGCTGGGACCTTCACCGCGGCGGTCGACTGTTCTGGTTCGGCGGCCGGTCGGCGGACCGCGCTCGCCGGACTGCGGCGTTGGGGCCGGATGGCGTTCGTCGGTGAGGGCGGGGAGATGAGCTTCGACGTCAGCCACGAGGTGATCCATCGCCAGCTCACCCTGATCGGCTCCTGGGTGACCAGCGTCGGCCGGATGCGTGAGTTGCTGGACCGGCTGGTCGTGTGGCAGCTGCATCCCGAGGTGATCGTCAGCGATCGGTTCGATCTGGACCAGGCCGCCACCGCGTACGAGTTGGTCGACGCCGGCAAATCCGGCAAGGCGGCGCTGGTCCCGAGCTGA
- a CDS encoding ankyrin repeat domain-containing protein, whose amino-acid sequence MSRQEATRALLRAAATGDLGAARTAIAAKADLEARDDRRRTPLVVATKARQTKVAVLLLEAGADPDAKDDLQDSAFLYAGAEGYNEILRATLRHGANVKSTNRFGGTALIPASEHGHTETVRILINAGVPVDHVNDLNWTAMLEAIVLGNGSADHVDVVRQLIGAGADTSIRDGDGRTPRALAAARGYDQIVALIDDRDEIRERGQRLIKAARTGDLARVERLLDQHASIAARDSSGATALVAAAYGNHLDIAERLLTAGADPNAKDETVQSAYLIATSEVGDDPRLLRLTLKHGADVRSLDSWKGTGLIRAADRGFHRVIKVLLDTDIDIDHVNRIGYTALHEAVILGDGGPSHQRTVAALVAAGVDQSVKDPKGDTALDVARARGYTEIIDLLS is encoded by the coding sequence ATGTCCCGCCAGGAAGCGACCCGAGCCCTGCTCCGCGCCGCGGCGACCGGTGACCTCGGCGCGGCGCGCACCGCGATCGCCGCGAAGGCCGATCTCGAGGCGCGCGACGACCGCCGGCGTACGCCGCTGGTGGTAGCCACCAAGGCAAGGCAGACCAAGGTCGCGGTGCTGCTGCTGGAAGCCGGCGCCGATCCGGACGCCAAGGACGACCTACAGGACTCCGCCTTCCTGTATGCGGGCGCCGAGGGCTACAACGAGATCCTGCGCGCGACGCTGCGGCACGGGGCGAATGTGAAGAGCACCAACCGATTCGGCGGCACGGCGCTGATCCCGGCCAGCGAGCACGGGCACACCGAGACCGTCCGGATCCTGATCAACGCCGGGGTGCCGGTGGACCACGTCAACGACCTGAACTGGACCGCGATGCTGGAGGCCATCGTGCTGGGCAATGGCTCGGCCGATCACGTCGACGTCGTCCGTCAGCTGATCGGCGCGGGGGCCGACACCTCGATCCGCGACGGTGACGGCAGGACACCGCGCGCCCTCGCCGCCGCCCGCGGCTACGACCAGATCGTCGCGCTCATCGACGATCGGGACGAGATCCGGGAGCGTGGTCAGCGGCTGATCAAGGCTGCCCGGACCGGCGATCTCGCCCGGGTCGAGCGGTTGCTCGATCAGCACGCCTCGATCGCCGCCCGCGACTCCTCCGGTGCGACAGCGCTGGTCGCGGCGGCGTACGGGAACCATCTCGACATCGCCGAGCGACTCCTCACCGCGGGTGCCGATCCCAACGCCAAGGACGAGACGGTCCAGAGCGCGTACCTGATCGCCACCAGCGAGGTCGGCGACGACCCGCGGCTGCTCCGGCTGACGCTGAAACACGGGGCCGACGTCCGCAGCCTGGACAGCTGGAAGGGCACCGGCCTGATCCGGGCGGCCGACCGCGGCTTCCACCGGGTGATCAAGGTCCTGCTGGACACCGACATCGACATCGACCACGTCAATCGGATCGGCTACACCGCGCTGCACGAGGCGGTGATCCTGGGTGACGGCGGACCGTCGCACCAGCGGACCGTGGCCGCCCTGGTGGCCGCCGGCGTCGACCAGTCCGTCAAAGACCCCAAAGGCGACACTGCTCTGGACGTGGCGCGAGCCCGCGGCTACACCGAGATCATCGACCTGCTGAGCTGA
- the rpsL gene encoding 30S ribosomal protein S12 yields MPTIQQLVRKGRTDKVSKNKTPALKGSPQRRGVCTRVYTTTPKKPNSALRKVARVRLSSGTEVTAYIPGVGHNLQEHSMVLVRGGRVKDLPGVRYKIIRGSLDTQGVKNRKQARSRYGAKKEK; encoded by the coding sequence GTGCCCACGATCCAGCAGCTGGTCCGCAAGGGCCGCACCGACAAGGTGAGCAAGAACAAGACCCCCGCGCTGAAGGGTTCGCCCCAGCGTCGCGGCGTGTGCACGCGGGTGTACACGACCACGCCGAAGAAGCCCAACTCGGCGCTGCGCAAGGTCGCCCGTGTTCGCCTGTCGTCTGGCACCGAGGTCACCGCCTACATCCCCGGCGTCGGTCACAACCTGCAGGAGCACTCGATGGTGCTCGTCCGCGGAGGCCGCGTGAAGGACCTGCCGGGTGTTCGCTACAAGATCATCCGCGGTTCGCTGGACACCCAGGGTGTCAAGAACCGCAAGCAGGCCCGTAGCCGCTACGGCGCCAAGAAGGAGAAGTAA
- a CDS encoding aldo/keto reductase: protein MTPTTLAAQSGTFDIVDLGPVRRLGFGAMRLTGPGIWGEPADREVARSVARRAVELGVDFIDTADSYGPNVSEEILAEALYPYPAGVRIATKVGLVRPGPGIWRPVGRPEYLRQQAELSLRKLRTERLDLLQLHRPDPQVPLAEQFGALAELQSEGKVAALGLSNVTVAQIEEAGRYFSVATVQNRYNLTDGSSEDVLDHCTAHGIGFIPWAPISAGALAAQGGTVAAAAERLGATPGQIALAWLLRRSPAMLPIPGTGSIAHLEENLGAAAVRLDDDTYAEITAAR, encoded by the coding sequence ATGACCCCGACCACATTGGCCGCGCAGAGCGGCACCTTCGACATCGTCGATCTCGGCCCGGTCCGCAGACTCGGCTTCGGTGCGATGCGGCTCACCGGCCCAGGCATCTGGGGTGAGCCCGCCGACCGGGAGGTCGCCCGCAGCGTTGCCCGGCGTGCAGTCGAGCTGGGGGTGGATTTCATCGACACTGCGGACTCCTACGGGCCCAATGTCAGTGAGGAGATCCTCGCCGAGGCCCTCTACCCCTATCCGGCCGGTGTGCGGATTGCGACCAAGGTCGGGCTGGTTCGGCCGGGTCCCGGGATCTGGCGGCCCGTCGGCCGGCCGGAATATCTGCGCCAGCAGGCGGAACTGTCGCTGCGCAAGCTGCGGACCGAGCGCCTCGACCTGTTGCAGTTGCACCGACCCGATCCGCAGGTTCCTTTGGCCGAGCAGTTCGGGGCGCTGGCCGAGCTGCAGTCGGAGGGCAAGGTCGCCGCGCTCGGTCTGTCCAACGTCACGGTGGCGCAGATCGAGGAGGCAGGTCGCTACTTCAGTGTGGCGACGGTGCAGAACCGCTACAACTTGACCGACGGGTCCTCGGAGGATGTCCTCGACCACTGCACGGCGCACGGCATCGGGTTCATCCCGTGGGCGCCGATCTCGGCGGGCGCGCTTGCTGCGCAGGGTGGCACGGTCGCTGCCGCCGCCGAGCGGCTGGGCGCGACGCCGGGGCAGATAGCACTGGCCTGGCTGCTTCGTCGCTCCCCGGCGATGCTGCCGATCCCCGGCACGGGGTCGATCGCGCACCTGGAGGAGAACCTCGGCGCAGCGGCTGTTCGCCTGGACGACGACACGTACGCCGAGATCACCGCGGCCCGATAG